In Listeria monocytogenes, the following proteins share a genomic window:
- a CDS encoding 1-acyl-sn-glycerol-3-phosphate acyltransferase, which translates to MFYHFAKKLVHFILIIIGGRFQVQNKDKIIEAPYVVVSTHTSWIEILYLGFALSPTPVHYMAKQELFKGKFLNWLMTHLNAFPVNRDNPGPSAIKAPIRMLKSGKVVGIFPSGTRKTTNLHLKRGAVTIAHKAKVPMLPAVYDGPKTFGEILKRKKIIIRFGDPVLFNDTELDQKELLEVKSQELMATFEQLQNEINQTKNK; encoded by the coding sequence TTGTTTTATCATTTCGCAAAAAAACTCGTTCATTTTATTTTAATTATTATTGGTGGACGATTTCAAGTACAAAACAAAGACAAAATTATTGAAGCACCATACGTTGTTGTGTCCACACATACGTCATGGATTGAAATCTTATACCTTGGTTTCGCCTTGTCGCCAACACCAGTACATTATATGGCGAAACAAGAGCTTTTCAAAGGTAAATTCCTTAACTGGCTCATGACGCACCTTAACGCCTTTCCAGTCAATCGCGATAACCCTGGACCAAGCGCCATTAAAGCCCCAATCCGGATGCTAAAATCCGGTAAAGTAGTTGGGATTTTCCCGAGTGGAACTAGAAAAACGACCAACCTTCATTTAAAACGCGGTGCAGTAACTATCGCTCATAAAGCAAAAGTTCCAATGCTACCTGCCGTTTATGATGGTCCAAAAACATTTGGAGAAATTTTAAAACGCAAAAAAATCATTATTCGTTTTGGCGACCCGGTATTATTCAATGATACCGAACTTGACCAAAAAGAGCTACTAGAAGTTAAGTCTCAAGAATTAATGGCGACTTTTGAACAACTTCAAAATGAAATTAATCAAACAAAAAATAAATAA
- a CDS encoding CcdC family protein yields the protein MSLIISIIITLVFGAGIIMIRMKASKRPASVKGIIIPPIMMSTGALMFVIPFFRVSWVDILEAIAMGLVFSVILIWTTKFEVRHKYVFIKRTKAFPVILMGLLLIRIFIKYWISGSLEVGELSGMFWIMAFAMIVPWRIVMYFQYKNTEKELNKVEVSGEYE from the coding sequence GTGTCATTAATCATTTCAATTATCATTACACTTGTTTTTGGAGCTGGAATTATCATGATAAGAATGAAAGCATCGAAGCGTCCAGCAAGTGTGAAAGGGATAATCATACCGCCAATTATGATGTCAACAGGCGCTCTCATGTTTGTTATTCCTTTTTTCCGTGTTTCGTGGGTAGATATTTTAGAAGCTATAGCAATGGGGCTTGTGTTTTCTGTTATTTTAATTTGGACAACAAAATTCGAAGTTCGTCACAAGTACGTATTTATCAAACGTACAAAAGCTTTTCCAGTTATTTTGATGGGACTGTTACTTATTCGAATCTTCATTAAGTACTGGATTAGTGGTAGTTTAGAAGTGGGAGAGTTGTCTGGAATGTTCTGGATAATGGCATTTGCAATGATTGTACCTTGGCGAATTGTGATGTATTTCCAATATAAAAATACCGAAAAAGAGCTTAATAAAGTAGAAGTTAGCGGAGAGTACGAATAA
- a CDS encoding ABC transporter ATP-binding protein — protein sequence MEAMNEQDEMLVMSGKEHREVLKRMLSYTKYHIPSLIWTGVLVLLVTLADVFAPILIKIFLDDYLTPMNLEMQALLILGAGYLGLTIGKSVVWYFQLLFFQKIALEIVQQMRIDIFTKLHSLGMRYFDKTPAGSIVSRVTNDTEAVKDMFINVLSTAIQSLFMLVGIYAAMFALNVQLALYSLLLFPLIVFIIFVYRKYSSQFYRARREKLSQLNAKIAESISGMSIVQQFNQERRLVKEFEKINKDYYDVGMKNIKFNALLLGPAIDLIYALAVVIILSFFGAESLIGPVAIGTIYAFISYFDRFLEAIYNVMERLAMYQEAITAASRVFRIMDETEEVPAQLNDPEAKITRAKIEFKDVSFAYEGGRDVLKNISFTAEPGQTVALVGHTGSGKSSIINLMMRFYEFERGDILIDGKSIKSHEITELRKKTGLVLQDSFMFYGDINTNIRLYDKSITDEQIVDAAKFVQADGFIQTLSDEYNHKVIERGASFSSGQRQLISFARTVVTNPQILVLDEATANIDTETESLIQTGLKRMREGRTTIAIAHRLSTIKDADLILVLSKGRIIERGTHDTLIAEEGVYHSMYQLQNSGMDLDEAL from the coding sequence ATGGAAGCGATGAATGAACAAGATGAAATGTTAGTGATGTCCGGTAAAGAACATCGCGAGGTTTTAAAAAGAATGCTTAGTTATACCAAATATCATATTCCGAGTTTGATTTGGACCGGTGTGCTAGTTCTTCTTGTAACGCTTGCGGATGTCTTTGCGCCAATCTTGATTAAGATATTTTTGGATGATTATTTAACACCGATGAATTTGGAAATGCAGGCTTTGCTAATTCTTGGCGCAGGGTATTTGGGACTTACTATTGGGAAATCAGTTGTTTGGTATTTCCAACTGCTGTTCTTCCAAAAAATCGCGCTTGAAATTGTGCAACAAATGCGGATTGATATTTTTACAAAACTTCATTCGTTAGGAATGCGTTATTTTGATAAAACGCCTGCAGGGAGCATTGTGTCGCGCGTGACAAATGATACTGAAGCGGTGAAAGATATGTTTATTAATGTGCTTTCAACAGCGATTCAAAGTTTGTTTATGCTTGTAGGGATTTATGCGGCGATGTTTGCGCTCAATGTTCAATTAGCGCTATATAGTTTGCTGTTATTCCCACTTATTGTCTTTATTATTTTTGTTTACCGGAAATATAGTTCACAATTTTACCGGGCGAGACGAGAAAAATTAAGTCAATTAAATGCAAAAATTGCTGAGTCGATTTCAGGAATGTCGATTGTTCAACAATTTAATCAAGAGCGTCGTTTAGTAAAAGAATTTGAGAAAATCAATAAAGATTACTATGACGTCGGAATGAAAAATATCAAATTTAATGCGCTATTACTTGGACCGGCGATTGATTTGATTTACGCGTTGGCTGTAGTGATTATTCTTAGTTTCTTTGGTGCAGAGTCATTAATAGGACCGGTAGCGATTGGGACAATTTATGCCTTTATTAGTTACTTTGATCGTTTTTTAGAAGCGATTTATAATGTAATGGAACGGCTAGCAATGTACCAAGAGGCGATTACGGCGGCTTCCCGAGTATTTCGTATTATGGATGAAACGGAAGAAGTGCCAGCCCAATTGAACGATCCAGAGGCAAAAATCACACGTGCTAAAATTGAGTTTAAAGATGTTTCGTTTGCTTATGAAGGTGGGCGTGACGTTCTTAAAAATATTAGCTTTACGGCTGAACCAGGACAAACGGTGGCGCTTGTTGGCCATACTGGGAGCGGGAAAAGTTCCATTATCAATTTAATGATGCGTTTTTATGAATTTGAACGTGGGGATATTTTAATTGATGGTAAGTCGATTAAGTCTCACGAAATTACAGAACTACGTAAGAAAACTGGATTAGTTTTGCAAGATAGTTTTATGTTTTATGGGGATATTAATACAAATATTCGCCTCTACGATAAAAGCATTACAGATGAACAAATTGTGGATGCTGCGAAATTTGTTCAAGCGGATGGCTTTATTCAAACATTATCCGATGAGTACAACCATAAAGTGATTGAGCGAGGTGCTTCGTTTTCAAGTGGACAAAGACAGCTGATTTCATTTGCCAGAACGGTTGTGACGAATCCGCAAATACTCGTTTTAGACGAAGCGACAGCAAATATTGATACAGAAACAGAAAGTTTAATTCAAACTGGGTTAAAACGAATGAGAGAAGGACGTACGACGATTGCGATTGCGCATCGACTTTCGACAATTAAGGATGCCGATTTAATTTTAGTTTTATCTAAAGGACGAATTATTGAACGTGGTACACATGATACATTAATTGCAGAAGAAGGAGTGTACCATTCCATGTATCAATTACAAAATAGCGGAATGGATTTAGACGAAGCGCTTTAA
- a CDS encoding ABC transporter ATP-binding protein, with amino-acid sequence MKIYKALGWFFKENWKSYAFGVTILFTIALLQLVPPQIIGFTVDAVTNDSLTKDKLIKWMAILVAAAILAYGGRYVWRMLIFGSDNKLQRTLRLRLFEHFTKMSPFFFQRYRTGDLMAHATNDITAIQQVAGIGVLTLSDSVLTGGTVIATMAITIDWRLTLIALLPMPFMVLGSSILGKKLHDRFHGAQAAFSMLNDKTQESISGIKVTRTFGQEKEDIQDFAKQTKEVVQKNISVAKVDAMFDPMISIIVGISFVLSLGFGAKFVVDGELTIGQVIAFSNYLFLLIWPMLAFGFLYNIIQRGNASYDRVQHLLAEKEDVLDHEGAIDTVPVGNLQVAMDKFTYPDESEPVLSDIHFELKAGETLGIVGRTGSGKTSLLKLLMREYDTYEGKIAFANVKIQDYTVRALREAIGYVPQDQFLFSTTVRDNIRFGKPDAPQEEVTKIAKLVSVDEDILGFENGYDTIVGERGVSLSGGQKQRLAIARALIMNPELLILDDALSAVDAKTEEQILANLKENRSDKTTIISAHRLSSVEHANLIIVIDKGQIVERGTHKELMALDGWYAEMFHEQQLEEALEEGGAADGSDE; translated from the coding sequence TTGAAAATTTATAAGGCTTTAGGTTGGTTTTTCAAAGAAAATTGGAAATCTTATGCGTTTGGAGTAACCATTTTGTTTACGATTGCGCTTTTGCAGTTAGTTCCACCACAAATTATTGGCTTTACGGTTGATGCGGTGACGAACGACTCACTAACAAAAGACAAATTGATTAAATGGATGGCTATTCTAGTTGCGGCAGCGATTCTTGCATACGGCGGTCGCTACGTTTGGCGGATGTTGATTTTCGGTTCTGATAATAAGTTACAACGCACTTTACGTTTACGTTTATTTGAACATTTTACTAAGATGTCACCGTTTTTCTTCCAACGTTATCGTACAGGGGATTTAATGGCTCATGCGACGAACGATATTACAGCAATTCAGCAAGTTGCTGGAATTGGGGTTTTAACTCTGTCAGATTCTGTTTTAACAGGTGGAACGGTGATTGCAACGATGGCGATTACCATTGATTGGCGCCTAACTTTGATTGCGCTACTTCCAATGCCGTTTATGGTGCTCGGAAGTTCGATTTTAGGTAAAAAGTTACACGATCGTTTCCACGGGGCACAAGCTGCTTTTTCGATGTTGAATGATAAAACGCAAGAGAGTATTTCGGGAATTAAAGTTACGCGGACATTCGGACAAGAGAAAGAGGATATTCAAGATTTTGCGAAACAGACGAAAGAAGTCGTTCAAAAAAACATTTCTGTCGCTAAAGTGGATGCGATGTTTGATCCGATGATTTCCATTATCGTGGGGATTTCATTTGTTCTTTCATTAGGGTTCGGCGCAAAATTCGTTGTGGACGGAGAGCTGACTATAGGACAGGTAATTGCTTTTTCAAACTATTTGTTCTTATTGATTTGGCCAATGTTAGCTTTTGGATTCTTGTACAACATTATTCAGCGTGGTAATGCTTCTTATGACCGGGTACAACATTTACTTGCTGAAAAAGAAGATGTACTAGATCATGAAGGTGCAATCGATACGGTTCCAGTGGGAAACTTACAAGTAGCAATGGACAAATTTACGTACCCAGATGAAAGTGAACCTGTCTTGTCGGATATTCATTTTGAATTAAAAGCTGGGGAAACGCTAGGTATTGTTGGTCGAACTGGCTCTGGGAAAACATCCTTATTAAAACTGTTAATGCGCGAATATGATACGTACGAAGGTAAAATTGCTTTTGCTAATGTGAAAATTCAAGACTATACGGTTCGAGCATTGCGAGAAGCAATTGGTTATGTGCCGCAAGATCAATTTTTATTCTCGACAACGGTGCGGGATAATATACGTTTTGGAAAACCAGATGCACCGCAAGAAGAAGTGACGAAAATTGCAAAACTTGTGTCTGTAGATGAAGATATTCTTGGTTTTGAAAATGGCTATGATACGATTGTCGGCGAGCGTGGGGTTTCATTATCTGGTGGTCAGAAGCAGCGTCTTGCCATCGCACGTGCGCTAATTATGAACCCCGAATTGCTTATTTTAGATGATGCACTTTCGGCGGTAGATGCGAAAACAGAAGAACAAATTCTAGCTAATTTGAAAGAGAATCGTTCGGATAAAACGACAATCATTAGCGCACACAGACTTAGCTCTGTCGAACATGCGAATCTAATTATCGTGATTGATAAAGGGCAAATCGTGGAACGTGGAACGCATAAGGAACTAATGGCTTTAGATGGCTGGTATGCAGAAATGTTCCACGAGCAACAATTGGAAGAAGCACTAGAAGAAGGGGGTGCAGCAGATGGAAGCGATGAATGA
- a CDS encoding matrixin family metalloprotease, protein MKKIVSLLVAFVCLWSILLPGQEASAAAKINAWDLVDSSKHLDYSGNSKYMSFIRSGANTWNAYKKGVIRPASATNKSDVYCSDISVNNNVNATTYSNGKITFNKKNMDKKNNAGKQNVATHELGHGLRLGHNASTDVMYQYSTSKTTLSTNDKKSYDAAYKKY, encoded by the coding sequence ATGAAGAAAATTGTATCATTATTAGTAGCATTTGTATGTTTATGGAGTATTTTACTTCCAGGACAAGAAGCGAGTGCGGCAGCAAAAATCAATGCATGGGACTTAGTAGATTCTAGTAAACATCTAGATTACTCAGGGAATTCCAAGTATATGTCATTTATTCGGTCTGGGGCTAATACATGGAACGCATACAAAAAAGGCGTTATTAGACCAGCATCAGCAACGAATAAATCAGATGTATATTGTAGTGATATTTCCGTCAATAATAACGTCAATGCAACGACTTATAGTAACGGAAAAATTACGTTTAACAAGAAGAATATGGATAAAAAGAATAACGCTGGGAAACAAAATGTTGCAACACATGAGCTGGGACATGGTTTGCGACTCGGACATAATGCTTCTACTGACGTAATGTATCAGTATAGCACGTCCAAAACAACTTTATCTACAAATGATAAAAAATCTTATGATGCAGCATATAAAAAATATTAA
- the tsf gene encoding translation elongation factor Ts produces MANITAQMVKELREKTGAGMMDCKKALVETEGDMEKAIDYLREKGIAKAAKKSDRVASEGMTHVISNEKHAVVLEVNAETDFVAKNDNFQQLVDALAKQILAVRPDSLEDALKTEMPNGQTVQDYITEAITKIGENISLRRFEVKEKADNSAFGEYIHMNGRIGVLTLLEGTTDTTVAKDVAMHIAAINPKYISREDVSTEEVEHEKEVLTQQALNEGKPANIVEKMVEGRLKKYLSEISLEDQPFVKNPDITVGDYVKQSGGKVVSFVRFEVGEGIEKKEDNFVEEVMSQVKK; encoded by the coding sequence ATGGCTAATATTACAGCTCAAATGGTAAAAGAATTACGCGAAAAAACTGGTGCTGGTATGATGGATTGTAAAAAAGCACTTGTAGAAACAGAAGGAGATATGGAAAAAGCAATTGACTATCTTCGTGAAAAAGGAATCGCTAAAGCTGCGAAAAAATCTGATCGTGTTGCTTCTGAAGGTATGACTCATGTAATCAGCAATGAAAAACATGCAGTAGTACTTGAAGTAAATGCTGAAACAGATTTCGTTGCTAAAAACGATAACTTCCAACAATTAGTTGACGCTTTAGCTAAACAAATTCTTGCAGTTCGTCCTGATAGCTTAGAAGACGCACTTAAAACAGAAATGCCTAATGGCCAAACTGTTCAAGACTACATCACTGAAGCAATTACAAAAATCGGTGAAAACATTTCCCTTCGTCGTTTTGAAGTAAAAGAAAAAGCAGACAACTCTGCTTTCGGCGAATACATCCACATGAACGGACGTATTGGTGTTCTTACACTTCTTGAAGGAACTACTGATACTACAGTTGCTAAAGACGTTGCAATGCACATCGCTGCAATCAACCCTAAATACATTTCTCGTGAAGACGTTTCTACTGAAGAAGTGGAACACGAAAAAGAAGTATTAACTCAACAAGCATTAAACGAAGGCAAACCAGCTAATATCGTTGAAAAAATGGTAGAAGGCCGTTTGAAAAAATATCTAAGCGAAATTTCCTTAGAAGACCAACCTTTCGTTAAAAACCCAGACATCACTGTAGGTGACTACGTGAAACAAAGCGGTGGTAAAGTTGTATCATTCGTACGTTTCGAAGTAGGCGAAGGAATCGAGAAAAAAGAAGATAACTTCGTTGAAGAAGTTATGAGCCAAGTGAAAAAATAA
- the rpsB gene encoding 30S ribosomal protein S2: MPVISMKQLLEAGVHFGHQTRRWNPKMKKYIFTERNGIYIIDLQKTVKKVDEAFNFMREVASDNGTILFVGTKKQAQESVRDEAIRSGQYFVNHRWLGGTLTNFETIQKRIQHLKKIERMEADGTFEVLPKKEVVLLKKEQEKLERFLGGIKDMKGLPDALFIVDPRKERIAVAEARKLHIPIIGIVDTNCDPDEIDYVIPANDDAIRAVKLLTAKMADAIIEVNQGEELTEAEVAPVEEKATEETTEA; encoded by the coding sequence ATGCCTGTTATTTCAATGAAACAATTACTCGAAGCAGGAGTTCACTTCGGCCACCAAACTCGCCGTTGGAACCCAAAAATGAAGAAATATATCTTCACAGAAAGAAATGGTATTTATATCATTGACCTACAAAAAACAGTGAAAAAAGTAGACGAAGCTTTCAACTTCATGCGTGAAGTAGCTAGCGACAACGGAACTATCCTGTTCGTAGGAACTAAAAAACAAGCTCAAGAATCCGTTCGCGACGAAGCTATCCGTTCTGGACAATATTTCGTGAATCATCGTTGGTTAGGTGGTACTTTAACTAACTTTGAAACTATTCAAAAACGTATTCAACACCTTAAAAAAATCGAAAGAATGGAAGCAGATGGAACTTTTGAAGTCCTTCCTAAAAAAGAAGTTGTCCTTCTTAAAAAAGAACAAGAAAAATTAGAACGCTTCTTAGGCGGAATCAAAGACATGAAAGGTCTTCCTGATGCATTATTCATCGTTGACCCACGCAAAGAACGTATTGCGGTTGCAGAAGCTCGTAAACTTCATATTCCTATCATCGGTATTGTTGATACAAACTGTGATCCGGATGAAATCGACTACGTAATCCCTGCAAATGATGACGCTATCCGCGCGGTTAAACTTTTAACTGCTAAAATGGCTGACGCTATCATTGAAGTGAACCAAGGGGAAGAGTTAACGGAAGCGGAAGTTGCTCCTGTAGAAGAAAAAGCTACAGAAGAAACTACTGAAGCATAA
- a CDS encoding ArpU family phage packaging/lysis transcriptional regulator: MSTTKNNIDYIKTVQNIKSFFDEFQYLVFLLGSKNKIKLNTDGLIEIKVLTGNKISLTPIGHLVQFYMGILNDMKALHRFILIKCYIDKQKDIITMMEIPYEIAQFKRIKKHAVLNLAEKLEMIVEKN; encoded by the coding sequence GTGTCAACGACGAAAAACAATATAGATTACATTAAAACAGTACAAAACATAAAAAGTTTTTTTGATGAATTTCAATATTTGGTTTTTCTGCTAGGTTCTAAAAATAAAATAAAGCTCAATACAGACGGATTAATAGAAATAAAAGTGTTAACAGGCAATAAAATAAGTTTGACTCCTATAGGTCACTTAGTTCAATTTTACATGGGAATATTAAATGATATGAAAGCACTACATCGCTTTATTTTAATTAAATGTTATATCGATAAACAAAAAGATATTATAACAATGATGGAAATACCTTATGAAATTGCGCAATTTAAAAGAATAAAAAAACATGCTGTTCTTAATTTAGCCGAAAAGCTTGAAATGATTGTTGAAAAAAATTAG
- the leuS gene encoding leucine--tRNA ligase has protein sequence MTFNHKKMEPKWQQYWSEHNTFKTTEDKNKENFYALDMFPYPSGAGLHVGHPEGYTATDILSRMKRMQGKNVLHPIGWDAFGLPAEQYAIDTGNDPEEFTALNIANFTRQIKSLGFSYDWDREINTTDPEYYKWTQWIFEKLYENGLAYEAEIAVNWCPALGTVLANEEVIDGKSERGGFPVFRKPMRQWMLKITAYADRLLDDLDLVDWPENIKDMQRNWIGRSEGAEVTFKIKDSDETFNVFTTRPDTLFGATYTVFAPEHELIEKITTPEQKEAVEAYKKQVELKSELERTDLAKDKTGVFTGAYAINPINGEEVPIWIADYVLIQYGTGAIMAVPAHDERDFEFAQQFGLNIRPVLEGGDVTKEAFTGDGPHINSDFLNGLAKAEAITAAIDWLEKEGIGSRKITYRLRDWLFSRQRYWGEPIPVIHWEDGETTLVPEDELPLLLPKATEIKPSGTGESPLANLHDWVNVTDENGRKGRRETNTMPQWAGSSWYFLRYIDPKNSEAIADKEKLAEWLPVDVYIGGAEHAVLHLLYARFWHKFLYDIGVVPTKEPFQKLFNQGMILGENNEKMSKSRGNVVNPDEVVEKYGADTLRLYEMFMGPLEASIAWNENGLEGARKFLDRIWRLLVTEEGTLAEKVTTDANANLEKAYHHMVKTVTNHYENLRFNTGISQLMIFINEAYKQDTIPKQYVEGFVQLLSPIAPHLAEELWEILGHTETISYVAWPTYDETKLVEDEVEIVLQVNGKVKSKITVAKSLGKEELEKIAQEDNKMKENLEGKTIRKVIVVPGKLVNIVAN, from the coding sequence GTGACATTTAATCACAAAAAAATGGAACCGAAATGGCAACAATATTGGAGTGAACATAACACTTTCAAAACAACAGAAGATAAAAATAAAGAAAACTTCTATGCACTAGATATGTTTCCTTACCCATCTGGAGCAGGTCTTCACGTAGGACATCCAGAAGGTTATACAGCAACAGATATTTTATCTCGTATGAAACGAATGCAAGGAAAGAACGTACTTCATCCAATCGGTTGGGATGCTTTTGGTCTTCCAGCAGAACAATATGCGATTGATACTGGAAATGACCCAGAAGAATTTACCGCACTTAATATTGCAAACTTTACTCGCCAAATTAAATCACTTGGTTTTTCCTACGATTGGGATCGTGAAATCAATACAACAGATCCTGAATATTATAAATGGACACAGTGGATTTTTGAAAAACTATATGAAAATGGCTTAGCTTATGAAGCCGAAATCGCTGTAAACTGGTGTCCGGCACTTGGTACAGTTTTAGCCAATGAAGAAGTTATCGATGGCAAAAGTGAACGCGGTGGCTTCCCCGTTTTCCGCAAACCAATGCGTCAATGGATGCTTAAAATTACCGCGTACGCAGATCGTTTGCTAGATGATCTTGATCTAGTGGATTGGCCTGAAAATATTAAAGATATGCAACGTAACTGGATTGGTCGTTCAGAAGGCGCAGAAGTTACTTTTAAAATTAAAGATAGCGATGAAACGTTTAATGTCTTTACCACACGTCCGGATACACTTTTTGGCGCAACATATACCGTTTTTGCACCAGAACACGAACTTATCGAAAAAATCACAACACCAGAACAAAAAGAAGCAGTTGAAGCTTATAAAAAACAAGTAGAACTTAAAAGCGAACTGGAAAGAACTGACCTTGCAAAAGATAAAACAGGTGTCTTCACAGGAGCTTACGCGATTAATCCAATCAACGGTGAAGAAGTGCCAATTTGGATTGCGGACTACGTGTTGATTCAATATGGAACAGGTGCAATTATGGCCGTACCAGCCCACGATGAACGCGACTTTGAATTTGCGCAACAATTTGGTTTGAATATTCGTCCTGTTCTTGAAGGCGGCGACGTGACAAAAGAAGCATTCACTGGCGATGGACCACATATTAACTCTGATTTCTTGAACGGACTAGCTAAAGCCGAAGCGATTACCGCTGCGATTGATTGGCTAGAAAAAGAAGGCATCGGTAGCCGTAAAATCACGTATCGTTTGCGCGACTGGTTGTTCAGCAGACAGCGTTACTGGGGCGAGCCAATTCCAGTTATTCACTGGGAAGATGGGGAAACAACGCTTGTACCAGAAGACGAACTACCACTACTTCTGCCAAAAGCAACAGAAATCAAACCATCAGGAACAGGCGAATCACCACTTGCCAACTTGCATGACTGGGTAAACGTAACAGACGAAAACGGTCGAAAAGGTCGTCGCGAAACAAATACGATGCCACAATGGGCTGGATCAAGCTGGTATTTCTTGCGTTATATCGATCCAAAAAACAGCGAAGCAATTGCTGACAAAGAAAAACTAGCAGAATGGCTTCCAGTTGACGTTTATATCGGCGGAGCAGAGCATGCAGTGCTTCACCTTCTTTACGCACGTTTCTGGCATAAATTCTTGTATGATATTGGCGTAGTTCCAACAAAAGAACCTTTCCAAAAACTATTTAACCAAGGTATGATTCTTGGCGAAAATAACGAAAAAATGTCCAAATCAAGAGGTAATGTTGTTAACCCTGATGAAGTAGTAGAAAAATACGGCGCAGACACACTTCGCTTGTACGAAATGTTCATGGGACCACTAGAAGCTTCGATTGCATGGAACGAAAATGGACTGGAAGGTGCACGCAAATTCCTAGACCGTATCTGGCGCTTGCTAGTAACTGAAGAAGGCACACTCGCTGAAAAAGTGACAACTGATGCGAATGCTAACTTAGAAAAAGCGTATCATCATATGGTGAAAACAGTTACGAACCATTACGAAAACCTGCGTTTCAATACCGGGATTTCGCAACTGATGATTTTCATCAATGAAGCATATAAACAAGATACGATTCCAAAACAATATGTCGAAGGTTTCGTTCAACTCTTGTCACCAATCGCACCACACCTTGCAGAAGAATTATGGGAAATCCTAGGTCACACCGAAACAATCAGCTATGTAGCTTGGCCAACATACGACGAAACAAAACTAGTAGAAGATGAAGTAGAAATCGTACTTCAAGTAAACGGCAAAGTAAAAAGCAAAATCACTGTTGCCAAATCTCTAGGAAAAGAAGAACTAGAAAAAATTGCACAAGAAGACAACAAAATGAAAGAAAACCTAGAAGGCAAAACAATCCGTAAAGTGATTGTCGTTCCAGGGAAACTTGTAAATATTGTTGCGAATTGA
- a CDS encoding TIGR01212 family radical SAM protein (This family includes YhcC from E. coli K-12, an uncharacterized radical SAM protein.), producing MKQTNPFVYSNDNKRYHTWNYCLREEFGQKTYKVALDGGFDCPNRDGTVAHGGCTFCSAAGSGDFAGDRALDLKIQFQQVRDKMQTKWKDGKCIAYFQAFTNTHAPVAELREKFETVLNEPGVVGLSIATRPDCLPDDVVEYLAELNERTYLWLELGLQSAHDETGRLINRAHDYDCYLEGVRKLQKHNIRICTHIINGLPKETPEMMMETTRKVVESGVDGIKIHLLHLLKGTPMVEDYKKGDLEFLTRDGYVNLVADQLEILPPEMVIHRITGDGGVDDLIGPVWSLNKFEVLNAIDAELVRRDSWQGKHYQPVEVISE from the coding sequence GTGAAACAAACGAATCCATTTGTATATAGTAATGATAATAAAAGATATCATACATGGAACTACTGCTTAAGAGAAGAATTTGGGCAAAAGACATACAAAGTGGCGCTTGATGGCGGCTTTGATTGTCCAAATCGTGACGGTACTGTAGCGCATGGTGGTTGTACATTTTGTAGTGCGGCTGGTTCTGGGGACTTCGCTGGCGACCGGGCGCTTGATTTAAAAATACAATTCCAGCAAGTTCGCGACAAAATGCAAACGAAATGGAAAGACGGGAAATGTATCGCTTATTTCCAAGCTTTCACGAATACACATGCACCGGTTGCCGAATTGCGCGAAAAATTTGAAACAGTTTTGAATGAGCCGGGTGTGGTTGGACTTTCGATTGCGACACGGCCTGACTGTTTGCCAGATGATGTCGTGGAGTATTTGGCTGAATTAAATGAACGTACTTATTTATGGCTGGAGCTTGGATTGCAATCTGCTCATGATGAGACTGGCCGCTTAATCAACCGGGCGCATGACTATGATTGTTATTTAGAAGGCGTGCGCAAACTGCAAAAGCACAATATCCGGATTTGTACCCACATTATTAACGGGCTTCCAAAAGAAACACCGGAAATGATGATGGAAACAACGCGGAAAGTAGTCGAAAGTGGCGTGGATGGAATCAAAATCCATTTGCTTCATTTATTAAAAGGAACGCCAATGGTAGAAGATTATAAAAAAGGTGACTTAGAATTTTTAACTCGGGATGGCTATGTAAACTTAGTAGCTGATCAACTAGAGATCTTACCGCCTGAGATGGTTATTCACCGGATTACTGGTGACGGCGGCGTAGATGATTTAATTGGCCCTGTTTGGAGTTTAAATAAGTTTGAAGTGTTGAATGCGATTGATGCAGAACTTGTTCGAAGAGATAGCTGGCAAGGGAAACACTATCAACCTGTGGAAGTGATTTCTGAATGA